In a single window of the Xiphophorus couchianus chromosome 10, X_couchianus-1.0, whole genome shotgun sequence genome:
- the adam8b gene encoding zinc metalloproteinase-disintegrin-like 2d, with protein sequence RHRFRRSLSDDSRQSYRRAERLSAGVGENMLSLCLIWGFVLHGSGQLSHVQQYKVVRPQRRHERRTRSLQDNQLYPDAVQYDLMIEGKNYSVHLEKNRNLIGENYTETYYSEDGKRVTTSPNEEHCFYHGHVQGEADSSVSVGICSGISGFLRVRQQVYLIEPLGQTADEEHAVYRREQLKTPGQPGAGFSSNASMLFDRDQNQEPNPQPEGLFRSRSWKTKSPPGPQKFVELYVVVDSTEYKQYRDDTRSRILGVVNHIDKLYRFVNIRIMLVGLEIWPYKDLVVVDGNPDTTLENLMVWRQADLLKRAKHDNVQLVTGKDFSDDTVGLANKFAMCTVNSGGVNQDHHGNPLGLASTIAHEMGHSFGMSHDAAGCVCGPVYSNNCVMTEKLNVGGQGFPDFFSDCSIQQLAQFMDRAQPSCLDPPGRISTISLGPRCGNGLLDGGEECDCGTAEECINPCCDASTCRLTEGSQCAHGECCERCQLKASGSICRRAAGSCDLPEYCSGDSADCPEDSFEMNGKPCYGQAPGYCYDGQCPTRAKHCWRLFGEGAKEGPDFCFDLNKQGQEGANCGRDGQSFIKCSPQDRKCGSMFCVGGEEPITGKHAAFRVLGATCRVLVEVDRTRNFDMVPNGTTCGDNQVCLSSKCVDVSVFGKREDCAKKCNSNGVCNHKNECHCNPGWAPPHCDIKYADIPKGQTVMIAGVCAGISTLLVITLVIAGLMCCRKNNIRDRYIYKRKKQPSPGKLKPVFQEKAVRDRPQISQPTLMGSTSSRVCRPLVVAVTPCRPSPQPPAKPSVSCTSETEPSHGTKPRPPPVPPVKPSPPPVARFKKPPPPPPPQAKSRFIRPA encoded by the exons CGTCATCGCTTCAGGCGGAGCCTCAGCGATGATTCACGGCAAAGTTACCGAAGAGCAGAAAGGTTGTCGGCAGGCGTCGGGGAGAACATGCTGTCTCTGTGCCTGATCTGGg GTTTTGTCTTGCACGGCTCAGGACAGCTGTCTCACGTCCAGCAGTACAAAGTGGTCCGACCTCAGAGACGTCACGAGAGACGGACCAGGAGCCTTCAGGACAACCAG CTTTATCCTGATGCAGTTCAGTATGACTTGATGATTGAAGGCAAAAACTACTCTGTTCATCTGGAAAAGAACAG GAATCTTATTGGTGAAAACTACACTGAAACATATTATTCAGAGGATGGAAAAAGGGTGACAACATCTCCAAATGAG GAACACTGCTTCTACCACGGGCATGTTCAAGGTGAGGCTGACTCCTCGGTCAGCGTGGGAATCTGTTCGGGCATCAG CGGCTTTCTGAGAGTCCGGCAGCAGGTTTACCTGATCGAGCCTCTGGGACAGACTGCGGACGAAGAGCACGCAGTCTACAGACGGGAGCAACTGAAGACGCCCGGCCAACCCGGCGCTGGCTTCTCTTCTAATGCCTCCATGTTGTTTGATcgggaccagaaccaggagccGAACCCTCAGCCAGAAGGCCTCTTCAGGTCCAGATCATGG aaaacaaaatcaccaCCAGGGCCTCAGAAGTTTGTCGAGCTGTACGTTGTGGTGGACAGCACTGAG TACAAACAGTATCGAGACGATACCAGGTCGCGTATTCTCGGTGTCGTGAATCACATTGATAAG CTGTACCGCTTCGTCAACATCCGCATCATGCTGGTGGGCTTGGAGATTTGGCCCTACAAAGATCTCGTCGTCGTGGATGGAAACCCAGACacgactctggagaacctgatgGTGTGGCGCCAGGCCGACCTCTTGAAGAGAGCAAAGCATGATAACGTCCAGCTTGTGAC GGGCAAAGACTTTTCCGACGACACAGTCGGACTGGCTAATAAGTTTGCCATGTGCACCGTGAACTCTGGGGGAGTCAATCAG GATCACCATGGTAACCCGCTCGGCCTCGCCTCCACCATTGCTCATGAGATGGGGCATAGCTTCGGCATGTCCCATGATGctgcggggtgtgtgtgtggtccaGTGTACAGCAACAACTGTGTAATGACTGAAAAGCTCAA TGTTGGAGGCCAGGGCTTCCCAGACTTTTTCAGTGACTGTAGCATCCAGCAACTCGCTCAGTTCATGGACAGAGCTCAGCCCAGCTGCCTGGACCCACCAGGCCGCATCAGCACCATCTCATTAGGCCCTCGCTGCGGTAACGGCCTGCTGGACGGTGGAGAGGAGTGTGACTGTGGTACAGCAGAG GAATGCATCAATCCTTGCTGTGATGCCTCAACGTGTCGCCTGACTGAGGGATCTCAATGCGCTCATGGAGAATGCTGCGAACGCTGTCAG CTGAAAGCGTCTGGCAGCATCTGCCGGAGAGCTGCTGGGTCATGTGACCTCCCTGAATACTGCAGCGGTGACTCAGCGGATTGTCCTGAAGACAGCTTCGAGATGAACGGCAAGCCTTGTTACGGCCAGGCGCCGGGCTACTGCTACGACGGCCAGTGTCCCACACGAGCGAAGCACTGTTGGAGGCTGTTTGGAGAAG GAGCTAAAGAGGGCCCTGATTTTTGTTTCGACCTGAATAAACAGGGCCAGGAAGGCGCCAACTGTGGGAGGGATGGACAGAGCTTCATTAAGTGTTCCCCTCA GGACCGGAAGTGCGGGTCTATGTTTTGTGTTGGAGGGGAGGAGCCAATCACAGGTAAACACGCAGCCTTCAGGGTGTTGGGTGCGACGTGTAGGGTTCTTGTTGAGGTCGATAGAACCAGAAACTTTGACATGGTGCCAAACGGAACCACATGTGGAGACAATCag GTTTGCCTCAGCAGCAAATGTGTGGATGTCTCAGTTTTCGGCAAAAGAGAGGACTGTGCAAAGAAATGTAACAGCAACGGG GTATGTAACCACAAGAATGAATGCCACTGTAATCCTGGGTGGGCTCCGCCGCACTGTGACATCAAATATGCGGACATACCTAAAG GTCAGACTGTGATGATAGCTGGAGTGTGTGCAGGGATCTCGACCCTGCTGGTGATCACTCTGGTGATCGCAGGACTGATGTGCTGCAGGAAGAACAACATAAGGGACAGATACATTTATAAAAG GAAAAAACAACCATCTCCTGGTAAACTGAAGCCCGTGTTCCAGGAAAAAGCCGTCAGAGACAGACCTCAGATCAGCCAGCCCACTCTGATGGGGTCCACTTCCTCTCGGGTCTGCCGTCCTCTGGTTGTTGCTGTGACTCCCTGCAGACCTTCTCCACAG CCTCCTGCCAAACCTTCAGTTTCCTGCACCTCTGAGACCGAGCCG